One part of the Mangrovibacillus cuniculi genome encodes these proteins:
- a CDS encoding ABC transporter substrate-binding protein produces MKKKLLSISLATALTLLLTACSENKNAPVSENKTENTTVSETNETRTIQHFLGESEVPANPEKVIVLSHVSWEGTLVSLNHTPHAVMAYDGEFAPHLVEKLAETEAIPYADELDPEQILALDPDLVIMSERYEPIYNALSEAIPTVVVEVGGDWKEDHLLIADAIGKKEEGQKVIDELDQKAKDTATLLKDKLGDQKVMAVSINKKDIRVYGTKNHAVNSLLFDDMGLTPADGLPEDFGVNISLEGLSTFNPDVIFDVTYFNSGEYFDSVVNSDVWNSLNAVKEGKVFTLSTTWGFWDPIEREKGMEEIARYLNNL; encoded by the coding sequence ATGAAAAAAAAGTTATTATCTATTTCACTTGCTACAGCTTTAACCCTTTTGTTAACTGCATGTAGTGAAAATAAAAATGCACCGGTTAGCGAAAATAAAACAGAAAACACCACCGTTTCAGAAACAAATGAAACAAGAACAATTCAACACTTTTTAGGAGAGTCTGAAGTACCTGCTAATCCCGAAAAAGTGATTGTTCTTTCTCACGTCTCCTGGGAAGGAACGTTAGTATCTCTAAATCATACTCCACATGCCGTTATGGCCTACGACGGTGAATTCGCTCCACATCTTGTTGAAAAATTAGCGGAAACAGAAGCTATTCCTTACGCAGATGAGTTAGATCCAGAACAGATCTTAGCCTTAGATCCAGATTTAGTAATCATGAGTGAAAGATACGAACCAATTTATAATGCATTATCTGAAGCAATTCCTACTGTTGTAGTAGAAGTAGGTGGAGATTGGAAAGAAGATCATCTTCTGATTGCGGATGCTATCGGAAAAAAAGAAGAAGGTCAGAAAGTAATCGATGAGCTTGACCAGAAAGCAAAAGACACGGCCACTTTGTTAAAAGATAAACTTGGGGATCAAAAAGTAATGGCGGTATCTATTAACAAAAAAGATATTCGCGTATATGGTACCAAAAACCATGCGGTAAACAGTCTTTTATTTGACGATATGGGCTTAACTCCTGCTGATGGATTACCAGAAGATTTTGGTGTTAACATCTCTTTAGAAGGTTTATCTACTTTTAATCCAGACGTTATCTTCGACGTTACATACTTTAATAGCGGAGAATACTTTGATTCTGTTGTGAACTCTGATGTTTGGAATAGTCTGAATGCAGTTAAAGAAGGTAAAGTATTTACTTTATCTACAACTTGGGGTTTCTGGGATCCTATTGAGCGTGAAAAAGGAATGGAAGAAATCGCAAGGTATTTAAATAATCTTTAA
- a CDS encoding helix-turn-helix domain-containing protein, whose translation MMMELPQLLSVKKLNSIDIKITCTDCKSFMVYVESGYITLQKNLESITIRTHQLIWDNTCSFSPYHIHLSPLSSCWLLSWDKPIKTSLWKVKPPFNMKPFATCIHNLSETPSYEHLSSIYQLIDQLHNSKNISFGQEVDNYLQENINTKLTTSDLSNYLNLPSSTLYKKFINEFGVSPSVYVKQYKMNAATSLIRDSDASVKSIAKQLGFDDEFYFSRVFKNTYGVSPTLYKEQNVHGC comes from the coding sequence ATGATGATGGAGTTACCGCAACTCTTATCAGTAAAAAAATTGAACTCAATCGATATTAAAATAACTTGTACTGATTGTAAAAGTTTTATGGTTTATGTGGAATCTGGTTATATAACGCTTCAGAAAAACTTAGAAAGTATTACGATTAGAACTCACCAACTAATTTGGGATAACACTTGTTCGTTTTCGCCATATCACATCCACTTGAGTCCTCTTAGCTCTTGTTGGTTATTATCTTGGGATAAGCCTATAAAAACTTCCTTATGGAAGGTGAAGCCTCCATTTAATATGAAGCCTTTCGCAACTTGCATACATAATTTGTCAGAAACTCCCTCATACGAACACCTATCGTCGATTTATCAACTAATTGACCAGCTACATAATAGTAAAAATATCTCCTTTGGACAAGAAGTAGATAATTATTTGCAAGAGAATATAAATACAAAACTTACAACAAGTGACCTAAGTAATTACTTAAATTTACCCTCTTCCACACTGTATAAAAAATTCATCAATGAGTTTGGAGTTAGTCCTTCTGTCTATGTTAAACAGTATAAAATGAATGCAGCTACCAGCTTAATTCGTGATAGTGATGCCTCTGTAAAAAGTATTGCAAAGCAACTCGGTTTCGATGATGAATTTTATTTCAGTAGAGTATTTAAAAACACTTACGGAGTGTCTCCAACTTTATATAAGGAACAAAATGTCCATGGATGTTGA
- a CDS encoding cation:proton antiporter, translating to MIFAIALIAFFISPIIMNRIRVPGIIGPILAGVLLGPNGLHVLDRGETVQLLGTVGLLFIIFIAGLELDLNGFKQYRQRSITFGLFSFLTPFLVGMFLSVLLGYDWWAAVLLGSIVGSHTLLSYPIASRLGIAKNGAITTTIGGTLVTDTLAMVVLAVVAGAAVGDLSMIFWVKLIASAVILVLAVLVGAPILSKWFFRNSNGDGVTEFLYVMVVLFVSAFLAKIGGLEPIIGAFLAGLALNRYIADEGIIMNRVRFTANSLFIPFFLFSVGMLMDIIGFLQDPNSWIVTAGILVSVIGGKYVATIIGAKIFGYTGDEQRIMFGLSINQAAATLAATLVGFDLGLLDQATVNGVIIMILVTCMIGPYMTEKYGRRLASSVTQEEQNEPERILIPLANPETMESLLELSFMVRNAKKTSEPLFPLTVVQKEVQTAHTQVASAEKMLNKAISYSTSAEVPVRPVTKVDLNIVKGIERAMTEERITTLVMGWNGKRSGAQMLFGNVIDQALDHTYQRMIVSKLGHPLQTTDRVAVVIPNHANQKPGFMDSLAIIKNMVAQLGAELEIHVIGPEKEIYEKIVGAVKPSLSMKIIGHPTWKSLEEYVEEKLLPNDLVILLSARKGTIAWHPKLEELPTRLAQSVPKSFVIFYPTEQKEVDMRGTRGTSLSREWMFNKDYEE from the coding sequence ATGATTTTTGCCATAGCACTTATCGCTTTCTTTATTTCTCCTATCATCATGAACCGCATAAGAGTGCCTGGTATCATTGGACCAATCTTGGCAGGTGTTCTTCTAGGCCCTAACGGACTGCATGTTTTAGATAGAGGAGAGACCGTACAATTACTTGGTACAGTAGGCTTACTATTTATCATCTTTATCGCAGGACTAGAATTAGATCTGAACGGATTTAAACAATACAGACAAAGAAGTATCACTTTTGGACTCTTTTCCTTCCTTACACCATTTCTTGTGGGGATGTTTTTAAGCGTTCTTTTAGGCTACGACTGGTGGGCGGCAGTTTTACTTGGATCCATCGTTGGATCGCATACCCTACTGTCTTATCCAATAGCTAGTCGCCTTGGAATAGCGAAAAACGGAGCAATTACCACCACTATAGGTGGGACGCTTGTTACGGATACACTGGCTATGGTCGTACTAGCGGTGGTAGCTGGAGCAGCAGTTGGAGATTTATCTATGATCTTCTGGGTAAAGCTAATAGCATCTGCAGTTATCCTTGTGTTAGCGGTGCTCGTAGGTGCACCCATTCTCTCCAAATGGTTTTTCAGAAATTCCAATGGAGATGGAGTGACGGAATTCCTATACGTAATGGTGGTCCTGTTTGTCTCTGCATTCCTGGCTAAGATTGGAGGATTAGAACCAATCATAGGGGCATTCTTAGCAGGGTTAGCACTTAATAGATACATTGCGGATGAAGGAATCATCATGAATCGAGTCCGATTCACAGCCAATTCCTTATTTATTCCATTCTTCTTATTCTCCGTAGGAATGTTAATGGATATCATCGGATTTCTACAAGACCCTAACTCCTGGATTGTTACAGCTGGAATTTTAGTATCAGTTATTGGGGGTAAATATGTTGCCACCATTATAGGGGCTAAAATATTTGGTTACACAGGAGACGAACAAAGGATTATGTTTGGGCTCTCCATAAACCAAGCTGCAGCAACTCTTGCAGCGACGCTAGTAGGGTTTGACTTAGGTCTACTTGATCAGGCAACAGTCAACGGTGTTATTATTATGATCTTGGTTACATGTATGATTGGCCCATACATGACGGAGAAATATGGTCGACGTTTAGCTTCATCTGTTACACAAGAAGAACAAAACGAACCAGAAAGAATCTTAATCCCATTAGCAAACCCTGAAACAATGGAATCATTACTAGAGTTGAGCTTTATGGTTAGAAATGCGAAGAAAACATCAGAACCTTTATTCCCGCTTACAGTTGTTCAAAAGGAAGTGCAAACAGCTCATACACAAGTTGCATCAGCGGAGAAAATGCTGAACAAAGCCATTTCCTATAGTACAAGTGCGGAAGTTCCGGTTAGACCTGTAACAAAAGTTGATTTAAACATCGTAAAGGGTATTGAACGTGCCATGACAGAAGAACGTATCACAACATTAGTGATGGGTTGGAATGGGAAACGATCTGGTGCGCAGATGCTATTTGGTAACGTTATTGACCAAGCGCTAGATCATACGTATCAACGAATGATTGTCTCGAAACTAGGACATCCATTACAAACAACAGATCGCGTTGCTGTCGTGATTCCTAATCATGCAAACCAAAAGCCTGGTTTCATGGACTCCCTAGCAATAATAAAAAACATGGTTGCGCAATTGGGAGCGGAACTAGAAATCCATGTAATTGGACCTGAGAAAGAAATCTATGAAAAAATAGTAGGTGCAGTAAAGCCATCCTTATCCATGAAAATAATCGGACATCCGACTTGGAAATCGCTAGAAGAATACGTCGAAGAGAAGTTACTTCCAAATGATCTAGTTATCCTTTTAAGTGCAAGAAAAGGAACGATTGCATGGCATCCAAAATTGGAAGAATTACCAACTAGATTGGCGCAAAGTGTTCCAAAGAGTTTTGTTATTTTCTATCCTACTGAACAAAAAGAAGTAGATATGAGGGGAACAAGAGGAACATCTTTGTCTCGTGAATGGATGTTTAATAAGGATTATGAGGAATAA
- a CDS encoding methyl-accepting chemotaxis protein, translating to MKTIRTRILTLMLTVSLVPFIIISMISLWNSSRFLLEGEQGKIEAIRDLKKHEIEMYFKGKLSDNQVLALDPTVVKAFEEFSAAFDLGGLEANEYKQIEKTYQSYFDLYIKEKGYYDFFLIDMDGDIIYTVAKESDLGENLWDSSLRNSTFADALTRSFQDKTTVIGDYKFYEPSKEPAAFIVSPLHDSGEHIGYVATQLSDSTINNVMQSSTGLGVTGDSYLIGSDQLYRSDSRLSSKKDIGVTKVEDDLFQAYQDEGTTTIEYSTKTDEKKMVSAVSSINIEGVNWGIVTEVHKEEIMQPMYTLLWNQIIIASIVMIVVLIVAWIFSQSFSKPLTLLANYVTTVAGGDLRSSIEVEGEDERAHLMKGFNFLIDSFKDLLRNIQAAATQVSTSASDLTASALYTSKAAEQVVESAQKTFVGSKDQQMKVESLLKNMQVGKEKMEALSLSSALMESLTEKSSNSVELGVKELGELRKTISQIELTFEDTTGIIHEMVKHTENIQNVMELINEISNQTNLLALNAAIEAARAGEAGNGFAVVASEVRKLATKTKLSSEEITETAKRMVEESKKALTFSNQGLGSIKEGVSAAENTVHVFRDIEKSIGQLVPQVKEVSHIAKTVDSTLQSTQLVITEVGAQAIMNVQSAQSAMEASEAQLSAVEEMSASAVELNQVAEDLKKSADKFKL from the coding sequence TTGAAGACAATACGGACAAGGATTTTAACCCTTATGTTAACAGTCAGTTTAGTTCCATTTATTATCATCAGTATGATTAGCCTTTGGAATTCTTCTCGGTTCTTACTAGAAGGTGAGCAGGGGAAGATTGAAGCAATAAGGGACCTGAAAAAGCATGAGATTGAAATGTATTTTAAAGGAAAGTTGTCTGACAACCAAGTACTTGCACTCGATCCCACTGTTGTAAAAGCTTTCGAGGAATTCTCAGCAGCGTTTGATTTAGGAGGATTAGAGGCGAATGAGTATAAACAGATAGAGAAAACCTATCAAAGCTACTTTGATTTATATATTAAGGAAAAAGGGTACTACGATTTCTTTCTAATCGATATGGATGGTGACATTATATATACAGTAGCGAAAGAAAGTGATCTTGGTGAAAATTTATGGGATAGCAGTTTACGTAATTCGACCTTTGCGGATGCCCTAACCCGTTCTTTTCAGGATAAAACAACTGTTATCGGTGATTACAAATTCTACGAGCCATCTAAGGAACCAGCAGCATTTATCGTATCACCGCTCCATGATAGTGGGGAACACATCGGTTATGTGGCTACTCAACTAAGCGATAGTACTATTAATAATGTGATGCAATCGAGTACTGGATTAGGAGTGACTGGTGATTCTTATCTAATTGGGAGTGATCAACTATATAGATCAGATAGTAGATTATCTAGTAAGAAGGATATTGGTGTTACGAAAGTAGAAGATGATCTATTCCAAGCATACCAGGATGAAGGGACCACAACAATTGAATATAGTACGAAAACCGATGAGAAGAAAATGGTTAGCGCCGTTTCTTCTATAAATATAGAAGGTGTGAATTGGGGAATTGTGACGGAGGTTCATAAAGAAGAGATAATGCAACCTATGTACACATTACTGTGGAACCAAATTATTATCGCATCGATAGTAATGATTGTTGTTCTTATTGTTGCGTGGATTTTCTCGCAATCTTTTAGCAAACCTTTAACTTTATTGGCCAACTATGTCACTACCGTGGCAGGTGGTGATCTTCGAAGTTCCATAGAAGTAGAAGGAGAAGATGAGAGAGCACACTTAATGAAAGGGTTTAATTTTTTAATAGATTCTTTTAAAGATTTGTTACGGAACATTCAAGCAGCGGCAACACAAGTGTCTACATCTGCAAGTGATCTAACAGCAAGTGCTTTGTATACATCTAAAGCAGCTGAACAGGTGGTAGAAAGTGCTCAGAAGACATTCGTAGGTTCTAAAGATCAGCAAATGAAGGTAGAAAGTTTATTGAAAAACATGCAAGTGGGAAAAGAAAAGATGGAAGCATTATCACTTTCCTCTGCACTCATGGAATCATTAACAGAGAAATCCTCTAATTCGGTCGAACTAGGAGTGAAGGAGTTAGGAGAGCTAAGAAAAACTATTTCACAAATTGAGCTCACATTTGAAGATACAACTGGAATAATTCATGAGATGGTAAAACATACGGAAAACATTCAAAATGTGATGGAGTTAATAAATGAAATCTCCAATCAAACCAACCTTCTAGCGTTAAATGCAGCAATTGAAGCAGCTAGAGCTGGGGAAGCAGGCAACGGTTTTGCGGTTGTAGCTAGTGAAGTAAGAAAGCTGGCAACGAAAACAAAACTATCTTCAGAAGAGATTACGGAAACAGCCAAACGAATGGTGGAGGAATCTAAAAAAGCCTTAACATTTTCTAATCAAGGTTTAGGTTCCATTAAAGAAGGAGTTTCCGCAGCGGAAAACACTGTTCATGTATTCCGTGATATTGAAAAGTCTATTGGGCAACTAGTCCCTCAAGTAAAAGAGGTATCTCACATTGCAAAAACAGTGGATAGCACTTTACAATCTACTCAACTAGTCATAACAGAAGTGGGCGCACAAGCAATAATGAATGTGCAAAGTGCGCAAAGTGCTATGGAAGCGAGTGAGGCACAATTGTCAGCTGTGGAGGAGATGAGTGCTTCTGCCGTCGAATTAAATCAAGTAGCGGAAGACCTTAAAAAATCCGCAGACAAATTTAAACTATAG